The Arachis ipaensis cultivar K30076 chromosome B03, Araip1.1, whole genome shotgun sequence region CCCGGAGTCAGAGTACCCAATCATAACTTCCTGTTTACCATCAATACGGTTTCTATACCAATCTATAGAGAATAGGCAGGCTAATGCAGAAGGAGCAGCCTCGAGATCAGCAAGCTTTTCAAACAATGGGACAACTCTTAGTGGCTGCTTCACGTGACATTCACGTTGTAAAAGCTCTACAGCAAGCACATCAGATGCAGCTGTTGCCATTGAGATGATATAGGCACCAAAGCTATCGGAAGGAAGTTCCGCAATGACACGGAAGGTTTCCAACACATCTGTAATTTCTTCTGTTTTCGGAAGATCAGGCCCATAGAGAGGGCGCCTTCCACTGAGCTCGGACAATAGCCATTGCTGCCTGCGTTCCTCGGACCATTCTCGATAAGATCCGAGTTCCAAGTGGTTTGTAATAGCATCCATAACATCAGTGTGCCTGTCCGATTCTTGACGGATGTCGAGTCTTACAAGTGAAAGTCCAAAGGTGGAAACTTGCCGCAAGAAATCAAGAAGGCTTCCATCTGCTATTGGTTGGTCACCACATGCACATAGTGACCTATAACATAGCTCAAGAGGCTCCAGAAACTACAAGAAAACAATGAAGGACAAAGAGTTTAAAATACATTATATAAATATCACTATATCGATATTATTCTCTCGGCAACAACAACCTTATTCCACTAACTACTGAATGGAGGATGATACCTGTTCAACATTTGTGAAGGTTGTCTCTTCAGGGATTTCAGAGGTCCCATTGGCTAATAACTGCCTGGCATGCTCACGTGTATTATACAGTTTGTCCCTCACATCACCAAGAATAACACGATAGGGCTCATTTGGAGGAACTTGTTTCCAGAACTCTGCAGGAACGAAGAATTTATTACATCATTCAATATAACCTACCGATCAAAAGGACAAACTCTGAATATTTGCTCAGAAGTTTAAAGTGCTCAATTTTGAAATTATTTGTCTTAAAAAGAACTTAAAAGTTTAGAGTTTATATTTAGAACAAAATAATATCAACTTTTCATACCAATATAGTGTTTTGCATCACTCTTTGAGGACCTAAGGAGTTCATCGACGTGAGCACGAAGCTCATCACTGCAGCGCCACATTGACAACTGCCAGgagcaaacaaaaataaaaggtaGGAACAGTGCTATAAATGATAACGTAAAATAAATCATGAATAAAGACCTGCAATATTTGATACCTCAAACATGAGATCCTCAATCTGAGAAAAGTACAAATTAGCAGCCATCATTCTAGCCAGCAAACATACATCCCTTGTAACTTCAGGAGTTACCCTCGGGTTTCCTGCAAAGCACATCAGACATAGTGTAAGACAAAGTCATTTTGTATTGCAACTGATGCCTCCAAGGCCCAAGGCAGTGCCCAAAACTGAAGATGACACGGGATGGATGACGAAATGGATAAAGAAAATATGAGGAATGAAGGATTTCGGGTCAAATATACATGAAGAATTTGGTGAACAAAGACAGGCACAGGAAGTTTAGCAAAGATAAACCTTCTTTTTGAAAAACATATCCATGTATTAATTGCTTAGGGGAAAAGAAACATACCGTCACGATCTCCTCCCATCCAAGAAGAGAACTGAATAACCGGAGCACTATATGGGACACGTTCATTTATACCAATGTTCTTCAGAGCAGTGTCAACTCGGCGCAAAAATTTTGGTATACCTTTCCAGATCGTCTCATGGAAGTAGCTCATTCCGGCCCTCATTTCATCTTGTGGTGTAGGAGGGGTCCTTCGAATTTCATCGGTACGAAATGCAGCTTGAATCTGCATGAGAGATCAGTCACTAGGGCTGAACTATACTGATTCACATATACAATTCTAATTACTAATTTATGGCAGTGATAAAAGCCATTCGCATAAAAACTTTCTTGAGTTCTTACAGAAAGGTTAGGCCAACTATGAAACAAGATATACCAATTGGTCATGAAAAGCTCAAGAGGTTATATCGCATACTAAGTGCACATAAATTACAAAAACCCGGCAAACCTTAGTTCAACACTAGCATAGATTTATAGAATTTGTGTAATGCCATccatatgaacaaggtcacacTGTGGATAAACTCAGATTACTCGACCAATGAAAATATTTTATCACTTAATAAACCATTAGGCTATCATTTATTAAACAGCATGAATATACTGCAAATGTTTTGCAGGAAAATATCAACCTCAATCAAAGTTCTTATATACAACTTTATATATAAAGTAGCAAAACAACTTGGAGAACCATGCAGCTGTCATTACTGGCATAATATAAGAATATAGAATCAACAATAACCAGCAGTTACACACCTCTCTTTGTAAAGCCTCATCAAGTTCCTGTCTGTCATCTGGTGTTATGTCTTTAGCATACAACtgtgtcaaacaattccttatcCTGATGAAAAAAAGGCAATTATTATCAACGTCAACATAAGATTACGCCTTAGTACGGAAATCTGAAAAATGCCAAAAGTGCAGGATATTTCGTCAATGAATTTTCATGCAGCTAATGGTAGATGCACAATTAATTGACTACCATAATTTTTCCTCTAAGTAATGGACAAACCTGCCATGCTTTTGCAACAAAGATCTACGAACAGACTGAGTTGGATGAGCAGTTAGGACCAAATCTACAGTCTGGTTCTTCAAGGCATCAAAGACTTCTTGAGGGGTCTTATTCATTTGATTCACAAGCCTCTTGAAGGTCTCTTCTAAATCTGACTCAGTGATGGCAGAGTTCTCATCCACAAAATCGCCTTTCTTCAACAGCTTGATCCTTCTTCGGTAGGCAATTTGAACTTCTTCTGCCAAGTTAGCCAAATTAAGCATGTGAGAAAATGATTTGGCCACAACAATAGAGTCCCCAGCATCAAGACCAGTCAGCATGTTCCCAAGTTCCTCCAATTTGTGAGGATCATTCTCCCCTTCGTACTCTGCTGACAGCTCATAGCAGTCTTGAACCTAGGATACATAAAAAATTACTCAGACCAATGAGATACAAATTCCTTGTAAGCAGTGAAGAACAGAAACAAATAAGCaacaaaaaacaccaaaaataaaaCCAGAATTAACTCTAGAAGGCCCATAAGCAAGTGGAATTGATCTTATTTTAGTAAAGCATGAATCTATATTTCACTAACAACACAACTTTTCATCTCAGGACACAAAGAATCAAAATTTGCCAAATGTCAATGTTCCaagacagaaaaaaaaaatcacagcGTTGAGCTAAATCAAGCAAATTTTACATCAATCACAACTGAACACAAAACTAGACTTAACAAAGCTAGAATCTTTtaatgacccaaaaaaaaaaaaacagaaaaactaAAATTCATAAGAAACACCTAAATCAAAGAGATAAAATCAATCCAACTCAAGTCAGATCAGTTAGAATTTATTTGAATGCAGATATTGATGAACAATAAAccacaagaaaaactaaaagggTAATGACATAAATTCGTAAAAAAGTTGTCTTAAACATTCCTCTAAATACTAAAAGAACAATTCAAAAGTAATCAGTCTCACCTCATTCAATTTAAAACAAATCCTcaaatcaaaataagaaaataaaataaataattaggaaAAGAGGTGCTAGGAAATTACGGTTTCTCTGATATCAAGTCCATGCAAATCCTGAAGAATGTCAAGGAATCGATCCAACAACAAAGCATCGTATTCAACAAGCTTGTCATCATCAGAGACCTTGCTTGGTGCCAGCAACCTCAGCTGAGCATCAATTGAAGCCATCTTCTCAACTTTCTTAGTAGCCATTCTTTTTCTGTTCTTTTATATATACCACCACACTCACTCTGTGAACGATTCAGTTCAAGCAAGATGACAATGGTGCTTGGTGTGTAGTGAGTGAGTGAAAAGCACAAGTACGGTAAGAAAGGAAACTTTTTGGTGGAGGAGTGAAAATAAATAGAGAGAACGAGAGTGAAAGAAGGTGTGTATGTGTTCGCTCTTTTATGATCACTGCACCAAAACAGAAAGCAGTACagacaaagagagagagagagagagagagagaatatgaTTTGAAACTGTGAGACTGCCTTGCATTTTATAAAGGCACGAAAACACGAATATGTTAACTTTTGCTTACATCAAAAGTTTGCTCCATCAAATTTTAAGTCGggtaacataaaataagatatatATGAGCTAattattcttttaatttgtttGTATTTCGGTAATTTTGATTCATAAAATCAATATGTCTGACTTTAAGATGAAAAAAAGTTTCTCCCAAAAGTGGAGCTGTTTGCTTGGTTTATTTTGACAGGCAGGGTGAATACTAAAGAGAGGCCAAGTCGACTTGGGATACTCAATCAGATTGATAAGAGCTGTGTTCTATGTAACAAGGATATTGAGGAGGTCCACCATTTATTTTTTGGCTGTGATTTTGCTTAACAGGTATAGAGTGTTTGGATATCTGTGTCTGACCGGCCATGGTCTCTTCCAGAACTTATGAAGGATCATTTTTTAAGTTGGATAGAAGAGCTGCGCAGGAAGGAGAACCAAAAGCAGCGGTTAAAGAGCTTTTGTACGATCATTTGGAACATTTGGCTGGAAGGCTAGAAGGCTGAAAAGGAATAAGAGGATATTTCAGAAGATGTTGAGGAAATTATCAATATGTCCATGGTTAACTGCGACAAGTGGAGGAGTGCACTCTCTtcatgttgttgatggctatgccgaaAAAGATACGAGGAGTTTCTTTATTTTGTGTTACTTGCTAGGAGTTGCTTGTCTGGTTTggatatctttttctatttgttcCACTTTACTGTATTgagttttttttgttttcaaaaaaaaaaatggtcTTCTCTTTATCTCTATATGCGATattttttttacggtttttatttattaaaaatattgagAAACTGTCATCCTGATGAACGtcttaaagaaaagaaaaaagaaaaaaactaattttaaagtcCAACTTTACTATAACCAAAATTTATTATAACAActaattcaaatataaaaattataacttTTAAGATTCTAATTAATGCTTCtgcttaaattaattttaattNNNNNNNNNNNNNNNNNNNNNNNNNNNNNNNNNNNNNNNNNNNNNNNNNNNNNNNNNNNNNNNNNNNNNNNNNNNNNNNNNNNNNNNNNNNNNNNNNNNNNNNNNNNNNNNNNNNNNNNNNNNNNNNNNNNNNNNNNNNNNNNNNNNNNNNNNNNNNNNNNNNNNNNNNNNNNNNNNNNNNNNNNNNNNNNNNNNNNNNNNNNNNNNNNNNNNNNNNNNNNNNNNNNNNNNNNNNNNNNNNNNNNNNNNNNNNNNNNNNNNNNNNNNNNNNNNNNNNNNNNNNNNNNNNNNNNNNNNNNNNNNNNNNNNNNNNNNNNNNNNNNNNNNNNNNNNNNNNNNNNNNNNNNNNNNNNNNNNNNNNNNNNNNNNNNNNNNNNNNNNNNNNNNNNNNNNNNNNNNNNNNNNNNNNNNNNNNNNNNNNNNNNNNNNNNNNNNNNNNNNNNNNNNNNNNNNNNNNNNNNNNNNNNNNNNNNNNNNNNNNNNNNNNNNNNNNNNNNNNNNNNNNNNNNNNNNNNNNNNNNNNNNNNNNNNNNNNNNNNNNNNNNNNNNNNNNNNNNNNNNNNNNNNNNNNNNNNNNNNNNNNNNNNNNNNNNNNNNNNNNNNNNNNNNNNNNNNNNNNNNNNNNNNNNNNNNNNNNNNNNNNNNNNNNNNNNNNNNNNNNNNNNNNNNNNNNNNNNNNNNNNNNNNNNNNNNNNNNNNNNNNNNNNNNNNNNNNNNNNNNNNNNNNNNNNNNNNNNNNNNNNNNNNNNNNNNNNNNNNNNNNNNNNNNNNNNNNNNNNNNNNNNNNNNNNNNNNNNNNNNNNNNNNNNNNNNNNNNNNNNNNNNNNNNNNNNNNNNNNNNNNNNNNNNNNNNNNNNNNNNNNNNNNNNNNNNNNNNNNNNNNNNNNNNNNNNNNNNNNNNNNNNNNNNNNNNNNNNNNNNNNNNNNNNNNNNNNNNNNNNNNNNNNNNNNNNNNNNNNNNNNNNNNNNNCAATTATTTTTTcagtaattaaaaaatataaaataaaataaacaataattaaaaaatatataataaaataattgagAACAATACACTTTCATCGACTAAGAGACAAAGATTATCTTATTACATAACTTTCTCCTCTATTTCCAAATGAACTTAATTTTTTGCATTATAATATATAAACAAATTTTAAGTAGATATCCTATTATATATGTTAACACGTATCTAAAATAAATACTTTTGATATCTATTATATGAATtatcatctaaaaaataataaataagaacaaccaaaactcaattaaaaaaaaaatcttaaattcAAACTCAATACAAGCTAATTTTTAGTAGGCTTCATAATGAATTTCTTTAATAACGTATTATAGTATTGGTTAAAATTGACTGCTTATAATGTTAATTCATTAACATTATTCTTTTatctaaaagtaaatgacaagtatatttctaattatttttcatAAAGACTTATATGTCATTAATAAGAAAATAATTACTCATAGGTCTTTGACGGTTAAAAACACATCATACATTGTGAAATTCGCTGCTCATGAGTGTAGGGTGGTAGTAGTGAGCGAGAAGAGTTGAAGAGAAATAAGAGCTGCCTATGAAGGATCAGAAAATGAAAACTGAATCATGTCAATGAATCTCACTTAGCGAGAGTTTATATATAATTGGATAATAAATAAGAACTAAGTCACTAACTCAAGCTAACAGAGATAAAGTTAATTTTCTAACTCTAGCGATTAAACTTAACCCACACTTAAATATCTAGCTTCGCCTAGCTGACTAACTTGAGCTGGTATAGCATAACTAACTTCAAGTAATTAGTTTACTTATGCTGTGAACTAATTCAACAGTTCATTCGTTCACTTAAATAAGTAGTGTCGAGAATTCGAATCTCACTGTGTATATAtgataatttattgactaataatacacttttaaataaaacttaaataatccactataaattaattttttatttattaaattaaaaaatactatataaaaaatataaaatagtttaatGAAATCTTATGATACAATTATTTAGCGACGTCTCATCAGTCATCATGTGTGTAAAAGTTATTAATTTTCTTacctataaaaaataaaatattgttaatatatttaattattctatATATTGGAATAGAAAATTTGCCCAAGTCAAACAAGGTTTTAGCATAGAACGTTGATGTTatttgtactttttttttttttatggaaagAGGCTTTTAGATTTGTTTGGGGTCAAATGAGACTAAATCTCTAGACTTGTTTGATATATGATATTTGGCTTATTTAGAAgtagaaattaattaaaaagtaGGTTACAAAAGTCGGTTGATATGAGGTTAGATTGTTAGGTTGGTAATTTGAACTTCATAACTTATTGGAATCACTAGTATGACTACTGTTTGTCTAAATAAAAACTATATATAGAACAATAAAATTATGCACCTAAATAATTTCACCTATCAAGTCCCAACTAAATGAAATATATATGTATGGTTTTTTTAATATGGTGGTAGTCGTCgtcgtttttttttttctttctttctttttttttttaacaacgtCGTCTTTTATTATATGCataaatttttgtattatatataaaaatttatttgcTATGTAAATAAATTTCTGTGATAAAAAATACGAAAAAGAAAACGATAATACATACACGCTGTTTTTTTTGGGGTTGAACTTATGCTAATTTTATTAGATTTGACTAAAGAAGGTTTTTTACGTGTATCTTCGCCGGCTATAGGTAATTAAGATTCAACAGTAGTGTTCACTGTATTTGTTCCCTATTCTTTGAAGAAAAAAGAGGTTATCTAATTTAATGGGGTATATGATACCTGTGGGTAATTAAGATTCAACGGtaagattgattgaaaatatATTGTATGGAAAGTAGTTCAATGTAAATTGTAACTatgtaatttttaaatttaaaagtgtATACAActcaaatttgatttttttttttctcacaaAGAAGGAAATTTTTATTAATTGGTAATAAAATAATTGGTCCTTAGAAGgacaacaaaataaaagaaatgattAATGCCAAATAATTAATACATAtcatctaaaataaaaaaaaaacattgagATGAGAATAAATAGAAAAAGGTGGATACTACAATaaagattttataattgtcttcatgtgAATATATTTCTTTTTGACTCTTCGATGATGGATTGTATggttagattttgatatttataaaagTGTTGTTTTTGTTTAAAGTGTGGCTAAATAAATAAACCACACTTTTAACCAAAGCATTttcatgagaagatatttttaccatcttcattgtagtatccaccataaaaaaaaaaagtctctCGGAGCAATTTAAAAAATTCGTTCATGGTGTTAGAAGCAATTTGTACTATTTCTAAACTTGAAGTGTCTTTGTTCTAAAAGATTTTGAAGTTTCAGACTAACCTATTCTCCATAGTAGAGTTGTTGTCGTTAAATTTCGTCGGTGATTACCATCATTACCAACATCCATTGTCTTTGTGTTTGAGATCCACCATTTTCACAGCTCATCAAAGTCTTCAAATGCGTTAGTAATTTCCATTTTAAACTAAACCTAAGTTGAGTAAGGGCATTTAATTAGACAATGCAAGAGACATCTAGGGTAGTGAATGGGTGTTGCTGGAATTttgatttggattttttttttgacaGGTATGCCATCATGAACTGCTTTTCAAAAGAAGAATTTGACCTTAGCTGGATATTTGAGATTTCAAATTGAACGCCAAAACTCCTTCTGAAAGAAGATTTTGAGAAGATACTCTTGAAGAGGATGAAAAAATTGAAAGCTAATATGATAATCAGAATTGATTGAGtaagaacttttttttttcttctcccaTATAAATTTATCTGGTCCTTGAGTTATAGGAGTTTGGAGAATTATTTGAGCTATTGTGTCTGAAAAATTATTGTGGATTAAATTTTCGTTTCATGTACTATTAGGAAGCATTAATTGGTTAACccaaattaggttttgatttgaaGAACTTATAGTATTTTTTTAGAGTCTCTCCTTATCATTCCCCCAATTATCCTCATAGATTCGGATCTGAACACCATTTTCAATTTACCGTTTCACTCCTTTTTCAATCATGTTTCTGCCTTCAAGAATGCTCCTCCAAGTTCAAGAGGAGTTTTGGCCAGTTTGAGCAttcataaaagaagaaaaaaatatttggatTTAAGAAGTTGATGCACCAGTGAATCAGCCTACTTCAATATTCTCTAACTTTGCTTTCTTAAAATAGCCAAATTGAAGACTTTCAAATATTTAAAACTCAATTTACCTTATTTTTTAATCGTACACACATTATCTCATTTTATCCACTGAAATTTTCTATCATTTTCTTTCTGTCTCCACTAAAACTGCATCATTTTTCTTTGAACATTGTCAATGAGAGTAATTGGTAATTTGAAACAGCTTAAGGTGTATATAGGCACAGCAGAATCCACCGCTTTAATCAAAATTTTTCGCCCACTTGGTGACAATAATGATTGCTTCCACTGATTAATTTTTTTCGTTATCTTGTCTTCAATGTAGCTAAAAGTGGCTGTTTTTGATATGTTCACAGTTGCATGGAGACGTAAGAATTTATCTTGAGAGCCAACATGTGGAACCTGTCTGTAGGATCTCAGCAAGTTcgtgttataatttttttaaagtattCTGGCTAAAGAACACCAATGATTTGTTCAGGTTAGTAATCTGACCACAAATCTCACTATACTCCTATAGTAACCGAAGTAAGTTCTGACAAGTTTGGACATTAGCTTTCTCAAATAAAATCGAGtcatatgtaaaaaataaatggCTAGTGGTGGGGCATCGCCAATTCAACTTTAGACCTGAAAACTCATGTCTTTATTCACTCTTATGGAGCAGATGAGATAAATTAGGGAATTAGTGTTGATTTTTAGTGAATTAATAACCAATAGTTAATGTGGCTAATTAATAACTTCATAATGTTATGCTAATTTCACTTATATATAGCGGTACTTAACTCAGGTATTACTAATAGTTCAATTTGTCATGTTATATGGTATTAATATTTTTAGAAGTATAAATAAAATAGCTGTtaaagataaaactaaaatatatttaaaacatCAGAGATACTAttataaaactaaactaaatgtaAGTGTTACAATATGTTGTGACTATAATACAAAAAGACAACAAAAAACAAgtatttttcgaaattaaaatAACTAGTCTTAAAGAACacacaataaaaatatttaaaagtaaaaaaattcacTATTAATTCTTTTttacagaaaaataagaaaaaactttCAATttacataaaagaaaaattaatctttgatagaatttaaatttaaaagtctttttgcacacataaattaataaaatttatttgttaaagataatttaataattatactTGTACAAATAATGacaaaaatagtaaaaattatGGGCAAGTTACGAAAATAAAACATTTGGACTCTAAAATTATCGAAATACAACTTTTGCAATTTAGATACGAAAATACAACTTTCTACAAAACTATGTAAACCGTTGATGGGAGTTTGCCTATTGCCTTTGCACTTGTGGAAGGGGAGAATGCAAAGTCCTGATAATTTTTCTTATCCAATTTGCGTCAACACGTGACTCCTCAAGAAGGCATTCTAATAATCTCTGACAGGCACAATGGCATTAAGGCTACACTGGAAGCACCTGATAGTGGTTGGCTACCGCCTCATGCATATCGAGCGTTTTGCATTCGACACGTTGCAGCTAATTTTGCCCTCAGTTTCAAGGAGCAGGATGCGAGGCCGCTGCTCGTGAATGCCGCATATGCCAAAATTGAGGCCAAGTTTGACTATTGGTTTGATATTATGAGGATTGAGAATCCGGCCATGTGTGATTGGGCTAACCGAATGGAGCATGACAAGTGGACTCAGCACCAAGATGGAGGCAGACGGTTCGGCCACATGACGACGAACATATCCGAGTGTGTCAATTCTGTGTTGAAGGGGACACGGAATCTGCCGATCACTGCACTAGTAAAGTTGATATATGGGAGGCTATCAGAGCTTTTTGTCATTTGAGGACAGTCAGCAGAGGCTCAGTTGGGATTTGGCCACCGATTTTGTCAGACGCTGGTTAAGGCGATAGAGCGCGACTTGAAGGATTCGAGGTGCTTCACTGTTATTCTGTTTGACAGACATCAGTCTGAGTATACTATTGCAGAGATGACAGCTACCGGTAACTTCTCGCTAGGTACGTATCGGGTTTTCCTCAGGGATCGCACTTGTGACTGTGGGTACTTCCAGACTCTACATTACCCGTGCTGCCATGCGATTGCATGCTGTGCTCATTCCCGGCTAGACTAGGCTACATACGTTCATGAAGTTTATACCATAACTGAGGTGTTCAATGTATATCGGATGGGGTTTCTGCCTCCTATTCCAAAGGGTCTCTGGCCACCTTATAACAGTCCGACTGTCGTTCCTGATCCTAACATGAGACGTGTCAGAGAAGGGCGACCGAGGTATACCAGAATCTGTAACACCATGGATGAGGCCGATACTGCTAGGCCGAAGCGCTGTGGGCTATGTAGGCAGACTGGATACACTCGCAGGAGTTGCCCCCAACGATGTGCTGCACCCGAAGCCGATGCATAGCTGTCAATCAGATCTTTGTGTTTAAGTTTTATTGTTCTATCCTTATTTGTTTTGCTGTCTTGTATTGGTGTGTTAAGTTGTTGGTCTGAATGTTTACTGTTATGCTGTTGATTTGGTTTTACTGTAATGTCGTTGTTATTTGTGTTTCTCTATGTAATTTTGATTCTCTTGAGTAAAGTTGATGCGATTTTGTTTGTGTAACCATAAACCGCTAGATCCCTTCTATGATTTATGCCTATTTGCCATTCACACAGAAATGGCGGGATCCCATCAGCGGTTTATGTGTATTTTAAAATCGTGGGACCCTATCAGTAGTTTACATAGTTTTGTAGAAAGTTGCATTTTCGTATCCAAACTGTAAAAGTTGTATTTCGGTAATTTTGGAGCCCATATTTTATTTTGGTAACTTGCCCAAAAATTATTGACCCCCtaaaatttttcatatatatggatatactaataaaaaatatattaaaaaaattaacaaattttaaaatacaaaagaaCTAAAACAACATAATAAGAGAATATAGTTTGAATATTACTTTAAAAAAAGACAGCacttaattttatattataatttaaaacaataagaaaacaaaaatattgtTGGAAACTTGATAGTACACAGGAACATGAAGTTCCGCAATCGTACACAGGAATACGTGAAA contains the following coding sequences:
- the LOC107630016 gene encoding phosphoenolpyruvate carboxylase 2, translated to MATKKVEKMASIDAQLRLLAPSKVSDDDKLVEYDALLLDRFLDILQDLHGLDIRETVQDCYELSAEYEGENDPHKLEELGNMLTGLDAGDSIVVAKSFSHMLNLANLAEEVQIAYRRRIKLLKKGDFVDENSAITESDLEETFKRLVNQMNKTPQEVFDALKNQTVDLVLTAHPTQSVRRSLLQKHGRIRNCLTQLYAKDITPDDRQELDEALQREIQAAFRTDEIRRTPPTPQDEMRAGMSYFHETIWKGIPKFLRRVDTALKNIGINERVPYSAPVIQFSSWMGGDRDGNPRVTPEVTRDVCLLARMMAANLYFSQIEDLMFELSMWRCSDELRAHVDELLRSSKSDAKHYIEFWKQVPPNEPYRVILGDVRDKLYNTREHARQLLANGTSEIPEETTFTNVEQFLEPLELCYRSLCACGDQPIADGSLLDFLRQVSTFGLSLVRLDIRQESDRHTDVMDAITNHLELGSYREWSEERRQQWLLSELSGRRPLYGPDLPKTEEITDVLETFRVIAELPSDSFGAYIISMATAASDVLAVELLQRECHVKQPLRVVPLFEKLADLEAAPSALACLFSIDWYRNRIDGKQEVMIGYSDSGKDAGRLSAAWALYKAQEELIKVAKEFGVKLTMFHGRGGTVGRGGGPTHLAILSQPPDTIHGSLRVTIQGEVIEQSFGEEHLCFRTLQRFTAATLEHGMHSPVSPKPEWRALMDEMAVIATKEYRSVVFQEPRFVEYFRCATPELEYGRMNIGSRPSKRKPSGGIESLRAIPWIFAWTQTRFHLPVWLGFGKAFKHVIEKDPKNLQMLRDMYNQWPFFRVTLDLVEMVFAKGDPGIAALYDKLLVSEELWLFGERLKSKYEETKSLLLQVAGHKDLLEGDPYLKQRLRIRDSYITTLNVLQAYTLKRIRDPDYHVNLKPHLCKDYTESSKPAAELVKLNPKSEYAPGLEDTLILTMKGIAAGMQNTG